The Flammeovirga yaeyamensis genome segment ATTCATCCAATTCACTTGCTTTTGGCATTAGTAGAACATTGATTTCTTTTTGTGTTCCTACGGTGATGGTCTGAGATTCCATACCGATATAAGAAAAAATCAGTTCAGCATCTGCATTTAAAGGACCAATTTGATACCTTCCCTCAAGGTCTGTAATGGCACCTTCAGACGTACCATTAATTTTGATGTTTACACCAGGCAATCCCATATTGGACTCATCGGTTACCTGACCTTTTACTAGATGTTGTGCGTAGGTGGTGACACCCATACAGCACATTAAAAAGACAAAAATTAGTGTAGTTTTATTTAGCATTGAAGTAATTTTAATTAACTAAAAATTAAACCAAATATCCATTGATTACATTCGGGCATAGTTGGTAATTCATTCATTTCGGTTACCCGATAACTGTTGTATCAACATTTAAATTGTACTGCAATATCAGTAGCTAAAAGGGTTATTTAAACTTTCTCCCTACTACATCATTACATCATTTTCTCATCACGTTTAACTAGCTTATTATCAATACGTTTACTCTTTTCCTATCATCGCTAAAGATAAAATGAAATAAAAATGATGAGGTGAAACTCATCAAAATCTTATCATCGTCTACATCCTTTAGTTAATGACTACTATAATCACACTACTCTTAAGTAAGTTTAAGTGTTTCTCTCCGAGAATCCTTTAAAAAATATGTAGTTTTGTCACAAGAACTACAGTCTTTTAATTGCTATTGTCCATAAAAAACTAAAAATCTCTACTACTAATTAAGGGCAAGCAATTATTCAAGCATATTGGATAAGAAAAATGAAACAATTTAACGAACGAACACTCTATTTTATTAGCTTATTATTACTTCTCATCTCAATACAAACTGAAACCAAAGGAAATTATTCTGATGAATTTCTATTTGAGATAAGTCCACCGATTGAGTTGTATGAAAGTCAGGTTTACCAAGCCGAAAAAATCAATTGGGACGTGAGTATTGCTCCTAAAGGGTTTGTCTATTTTGCCAACGAACAAGGTTTGTTAGAATTTGATGGCGAAAGGTGGACGCTCTACCCTACCAAATACAATTTAAGGTGTGTCTATGCCACAGATAATTTGATTTATGTGGGTGGAAAGAAAACGGCAGGATATTTTAAAAGAATAAATGGTAAACTCGAATATCATAGTATAAAAGCCTTTCCAAAATCTGAAGAAGAATACTGGAAAATTTTTAAATATAAAGATCAATTGGTCTTTCAAACCTTTTCTGATATCTATCTTTTAACATCAAAAGGTGAGGTAAGAATGATAGATGCCGCTTTTACTACCTATGCCTACCCTACCGATCATAATATTATCTTCCATTTGGTAGAAAATGATGTGATCACTTACAATCCTAAAACATTTGTTAAAACTAGAATCAAATTCCCTCATGTAAAAAACAGTAAAATACAGTTTATCGATCAGATAAATGCTGATGAAATCCTTTTGGGTGAAGTAAGTCATGGGTTATTTGTTCTGAAAAATGGTAACATAAAACCGATAAAGAATAAACTATCGGAACAGTTAAGAAAATACCGCATCAATAAAGGAATTAAAATCGGTAAAGAAACCTACGCTTTTGCCACTTTTGATGGAGGTGTAATTGTGGGCGATTTAGGTGGGAATATTCATTATCATATCCATACCAATAACGGACTAAAAAATAACAGAATACATGGTTTGGCCTATAAAAATGGCTATTTATGGATTGCTTCAGGGAATGGAATTGCACTTTGTGATCTTAACTCGCCGGTAGAATTAATAAAAGATACTCAAAATAAGCTGGGGAAAATTATAGATTTAATTAGCAACGATGATGGGTATTATGTAGCAACCAACAAAGGTGTCTTTAGAGCGACAAGAACACAGAATAATTTTCATCGATTTAAATTATTATTGGAAACAAGAGGTCAGGCTTGGAAACTATTTAAAGTCGAAGATCATATTTTATGTGGTCATAGTCATGGACTGTTTAAACTCCATGAAAATTCGGTTGAAAAGATAAACGATATCCGTGGTTTAAGTAATGTGATTATCCCTCCTGAATCCAAAAACGTCATTATTGCCAGTAATTTTAATGGATTAGCGTTTTTCAATTTCAAAAATGAAAAATGGGGAAACGATGTAAATCATTATCTCGGGGGCATTATCATTAAGAATATATTTGCCCTTTCCTCTCATAAGTTTCTGATTTCCACATTCGAGAATACGCTTTATAAAATCACTTTTAATAAAGATTATTCTGAACTTATTGAAAATCGAAAGTATCAGTTAGACGAATGGAATGCAGATATCAGTAGAATTCAGCTTACCAAATACAACGATTCTCTGATTGTCTTGACGGGCAAAAAGGACAATTACCTCTTTAAGAACAATCAGCTCAATGCACTTTCTGAGGAATGGGATCATATTTCTTATTTATCGCCAGAAATAAATGGGAAATACTTAGCAGTAAAGAATAAGTCCATCGGATTGTTTTCTGATAAATGGCACCCGCTCGAAAGTTCTATCAGTAAGTTGGGGGAAAATTTGGTTTACCGCTTTAATAAAATC includes the following:
- a CDS encoding helix-turn-helix and ligand-binding sensor domain-containing protein, which translates into the protein MKQFNERTLYFISLLLLLISIQTETKGNYSDEFLFEISPPIELYESQVYQAEKINWDVSIAPKGFVYFANEQGLLEFDGERWTLYPTKYNLRCVYATDNLIYVGGKKTAGYFKRINGKLEYHSIKAFPKSEEEYWKIFKYKDQLVFQTFSDIYLLTSKGEVRMIDAAFTTYAYPTDHNIIFHLVENDVITYNPKTFVKTRIKFPHVKNSKIQFIDQINADEILLGEVSHGLFVLKNGNIKPIKNKLSEQLRKYRINKGIKIGKETYAFATFDGGVIVGDLGGNIHYHIHTNNGLKNNRIHGLAYKNGYLWIASGNGIALCDLNSPVELIKDTQNKLGKIIDLISNDDGYYVATNKGVFRATRTQNNFHRFKLLLETRGQAWKLFKVEDHILCGHSHGLFKLHENSVEKINDIRGLSNVIIPPESKNVIIASNFNGLAFFNFKNEKWGNDVNHYLGGIIIKNIFALSSHKFLISTFENTLYKITFNKDYSELIENRKYQLDEWNADISRIQLTKYNDSLIVLTGKKDNYLFKNNQLNALSEEWDHISYLSPEINGKYLAVKNKSIGLFSDKWHPLESSISKLGENLVYRFNKISKIDEVIFGILLTNGIAFINSEKLESLQENDLKVEIVNYQFFDEKNNKLAKSIDINDIPANYNSVQFDLTDFQWNNSPVFEYRLTNHHQQWQDTEENSITIQNLRSGEYDLMVRIKGSTNIKRFSFTIAPRWYQSKIAYGIYFLIILLLGISIYRFHLMLLRKQKLKMLLHERSYLNQMRLMIENQKLSEQKIQLNKQVHHNENKLTQLLLDKEKQEEIINKIDKEINSIKRDKVIIKSSELGKINRIIEKKALLSENNIFVQYDRFFKALSEKHPNLKEGDLKLCGYILVNKSSKEIAPLFNITERSVELKRYRLRKKLGLEKGVTLQDYLKSI